Part of the Mycoplasma mycoides subsp. mycoides SC str. PG1 genome is shown below.
ATGATAATTTTCATCAAGCAATAACATTAACTTTATTTACAAATAATAAGAATGTTAAGAATAATAGTAAAATAGTCAATCCTAAATATCCTAAACCTAAAACTTTTCCAATTGTTGCTAGTGCTCCAATTGGTTTAGAAATAACTGATGAAGCAATCATTGACATAACTGCTAAAGGCATTATTTTCATAAATGTCATTAGTATTGAAATCACAATGCTTCAAGCAACATCCATTCCTTTTCTAATCGCATCCATTTCAGCAGGTTTTTTCTTAGATAAAATCTTTACTGAATTTCCAATTAATCCTGCAATTACCATTAAAGGAATTACCATTGATCCAAGTCATGGTTGGATAAAGTTATTTGGTAAATATTCTCAAACTATTTTAGGAAGTGGTTGAGTTTCTTTTGGTGTATTTTTTACAATAGAATGATCTAAAGATAATCCAGATCCAACACCAACTTTTATTAAATATCCTAATCAAAAAGTAATCACAAATGCAAATGCAGTATTTAATAATAATAAACTCACACCTTTTAATGAAATACGTCCAACATTTTTATTACCTTTTTTTGATGTAACTCTAAAAATTGCAATAAATACAACTGGAGCTGTTAATAATAAAATACCGTTAATAAAAATATTTTTTGCTAAAGATATTCATATATCTAGTTGATATACTCATAATCTAAAATCAGGGTTGGTTTTTTCTATTTTTTCACCATTATTTTTAATTTCTGTTGGTAAATTCTTATTTACTAATCCATTTTGTGGAAATTTATAAATAGCTTGAATAATAATTCCAAATATTAAACCAATTGCTAATCCAATTAAAACTCTATAAATGAATTTAAATTTAAATTTTTTAAATGTAAACCATAAACCAATTTGAATTCCGATAAATATAATAATAGCAATAGCCGCTTGTCAACTTCCAATTGCTAAGAATTTATCTAATAAAACATTAGTCTTATCTTGCATTTTTTATGTATTTCTCCTATTAATTTTTAATAAGTTTTTCTAAAGCAATGTGAATAATATCTACAACTCTAGAAAATGGTGGTGAATATGGTAAATCAACTTGAGTTAATTCCTGATTAATTTCAATTTGATTTCAAATTAATGAAATTAAGAAATTAATTCTTAATACAGATAAATTAGATCCATACATTTGAGCACCAATTAATGTATTTGTTTTTTTATTTAAAATTAGTTTTAAAGCAAGCGGCGTTGGGTTTGGATAATATGATGGATGATCAGCATCTTTAATAAAAATAGTTTTTATATCATATCCTAATTCTTTAGCTAGAGTTTCATTAATTCCAGTAGAAACCAATTCTGATTCAAATACTTTTAAAATCGCAGTTTGTAAAGTTCCAACAAATTCACTATTAACATTTAAAATATCATCAGCTACAACTTTAGCAAATTTTCTAGCAACTGTTGCTAGTGGAGTATAAGTAATTTGGTTAGTAATTTTATGATAAACAGTAGCACAGTCACCACAAGATCATATATTTTTTAAATTTGTTCTTCCATGTTTATCAACAACAATAGCTCCATTACCTAGCATTTCTAATTTTGTATCTTTTAAAAACTCAGTTGCTGGTCTAAATCCAATAGCTAAAATTATTAAATCAACTTCAATTTCTTCATTTTGATCTAAAGTTAAACTTAATCTTTTATCTTTAGTTTGAGTTATTGATTTTAACCCATTTTCTTTAATAATTTCAACATTGTTTTTGATTAAGTTTTGCTCTAATAAATCAGTGATTTCTTGATCAAACACTCTTTGATTTAATCTACTAGTTTTTTCAATTAAAACTATTTCTTTATTAAAGTGTTCTAACATTTCACAACACTCTAAACCAATAAATCCTGAACCAATTACTGCTACTTTTTTAATATTTTTATCTTTTAGTTTTTCTTTTAATTCAGTTGCATCTTCTAATCTTGTTAAAGTAAAAATATTTGGTAAATCAATTCCTTTAATTGGTGGAACTATAGGCTTTGCTCCTGTTGAGATTACTAATTTATCATAGTCTAACTCTAGTAATTGATCATTTTTTTCATATCAAACTTTTTGATTTTCAGCATCAATTTTTTTAACAACTGATTCACTATAAACTAAAATGTCTTGTTCTATGAATTGTTCTACAGTTCTTGCTAATAAATCAGTTGATTTTAAAGATGGATTAGCTACAAAATAAGGTAAACCACAAGCTCCTAGTGAAACGTATTTTTCTTTTTGAATAACAATTATTTGAGCTTTTTTATCAGCTTTTTTTAGTCTGCTTGCAACTGTCATTCCACTAGCTGCTCCACCTATAATTACAATTTTCATACTAGCCTTTCCTATAAAAATTGAATTAAAATTATTAAATATAAAAAATAAAAATTCTCTATTTTTGCACAAATTAAAATAAGAAAAAAAGTAATTTTCTTATTAAAATAATTCTAAACTAAATATTTTTTATATTAATATTATTTATAAAATAATAATTTAATCTATTTAAATTATATAATCAGAACTTAATTATTAATACTAAGAAAGTACTATTTATGAAATCTAAAAATAAAAATAAAGCATTAATTATTGTAGATTATCAATATGATTTTTGTGATCCTAATGGTAGTTTATATGTAAAGAATGCCTATACATTAAAACCTAAAATTGAAAAATTAGCAAAAGAATTAAAATCTCAAGGCTGAACAATTATTGCAACTAAAGATTTTCATCCAATTGATCATTGTTCTTTTAAAATTTGAAATAAACATTGTGTACAAAATACTAAAGGTAGTGAACTTTATTTTGATCATAGTGATGTTGATTTAATTATTGAAAAAGGTGTTAATAAAGATATTGAAAGCTATAGCGGTTTTTTTGATGATGCTAATAACTCAAATGGATTAGATGAGTATTTAAAATCAAAAAACATAGATACTTTAAAAATAGTTGGTGTTGCTACTGAAATTTGTGTAAAAGCTAATTATGATGATGCTATTAAATTAGGTTATGATCTTGAGGTTGATTTAGAATATTGTAAAGGTTTTACTGACTAGAATTATATTATTTTTATCACTTAAATGTATTGATCAATTTTAATATTTTGCTATGAAATAAAAAATAAATTAGGTTTTTTATATCCTAATTTTTTAATTTTTTTGATATTTTTATGATTTTAGAATTTCATTTTATATAATAAAAAACGGAAAAATTTATTTATTTTATAACACAAACTCTGAGAGGGAATAATGAAAAATAAACATATCAGTCTACTAGCAAAACTTGAAGTTTTATTTTCTGTTACATCACTTCCATTAGTTGTTGTTTCATGTAAAACTTCAAATTTTAATAACAATAAACCTAATAATAATCAACAAAAAAAAGAGCAAGTAAGTAAAATTGATATTTCAAGTTTTAAAGATAAAATTGAACCAAAAAATGAGTGACAAAAACAAGATGTTTTACAAGCATTACTAAAAATAAAAGGGCTAGATAAATTAACTCAAAATGATTTTAATTTTAATATTAAGAAAGCTAATTTATTACGTAATGGACAATTGATAATTAAATCTAAAGACGATTCTAAAATTATAAAAGGTGAACTAAGTTTAGAAATTAAAAAACTAAATAGAGTTAAAAAAGTTGAAACAAAATATAATGATACTAGAACTGAGGTTTTAGTAATTGGTTATGATGAAAATGGAAAAATTTCTGGGTTTGCTCAAACTGTTAAAAAAGTTCCTGAAAAACTACCAGAAGAAATTATTAGTCTAGAGCGTGCTTTTTTAAAAAATAATTCTGATAAAATTGAAAATCTTGATAAATGGGACACATCTAATATAGTAAGTATGTCTTCAATGTTTCAACAAGCTAGAAACTTTAATCAAGTTTTATCAAATTGAAATACAGAAAATGTAACTGATATGAATTATATGTTTGATGGTGCAACTAAATTCAATAGTGATTTATCGAGCTGAAAAACAGCAAATGTAAAAACTATGAGAAGTATGTTTAGTGACACAAAACAATTTAATCAAGATATTTCGAGTTGAAATGTAAGTAATGTTAAAAATATGAAAAATATGTTTTATCGAGCTGAAAAATTTAATAAATCACTTTCAGATTGAAATCTAAAAAATATACAAGAACTAGACCATATGTTTTTTGGTGCTTCTGAATTTAATAGCGATATCTTCAAACTAAAAAATAATCTAGTAACTGATATGCGTTATATGTTTTTTCAAGCTAAAAAATTTAATAAGTCTTTAGATTGAGATGTATCAAAAGTAGTTAATATGGATAGTATGTTTAATGGTGCTCATGATTTTAATCAAAATATAACTAATTGAAATGTTTCAAATGTTAAAACTATGAGAAGTATGTTTAGTGACACAAAACAATTTAATCAAGATATAAAAAATTGAAGAGTTGATAATGTAACTGATATGGACCGTATGTTTCAAAATGCACTAAGTTTTAATAAAGATATTTCAAGTTGAAATGTAAAAAATGTAAAATCATATGATGCCTTTGGTTGACACATAAAAAAGGAATTTAAACCTTTATTTGAAAAAAATAATAAGTAGCCATTTTTAAATAATATAACAATAAACACAAGTCACAATTTTTAAAATGTAATAAAAAATTTAATTTTTATATATTTAATTAAAAACTCATTTGCTCCAATAAATGAGTTTTTTATTAGAAATTTTTTTGTAAAGAATTAAGAAAGTAAATATTTAAATCTACTAATTATGAAATGGTATTATATAAGTAGAAATTAAGTTAAGAATTATGTTAATACCAAAAAAACAAAGAAAATAAACAGATTGCTTTTGATCTAAAAAATTCAAAGTGTCATTCTTCTTACTCTATTTATGTTTGTATTGGAATTTTGTTTATATTAGGCTTGATGGCTTTAATATTTTCAACACCTTATAAAAATGATTTTAAGTTTTCTCAATTTTTTGAAAAAATAACAGATTATGAATTAGGCAAATGATGGG
Proteins encoded:
- a CDS encoding dicarboxylate/amino acid:cation symporter, producing MQDKTNVLLDKFLAIGSWQAAIAIIIFIGIQIGLWFTFKKFKFKFIYRVLIGLAIGLIFGIIIQAIYKFPQNGLVNKNLPTEIKNNGEKIEKTNPDFRLWVYQLDIWISLAKNIFINGILLLTAPVVFIAIFRVTSKKGNKNVGRISLKGVSLLLLNTAFAFVITFWLGYLIKVGVGSGLSLDHSIVKNTPKETQPLPKIVWEYLPNNFIQPWLGSMVIPLMVIAGLIGNSVKILSKKKPAEMDAIRKGMDVAWSIVISILMTFMKIMPLAVMSMIASSVISKPIGALATIGKVLGLGYLGLTILLLFLTFLLFVNKVNVIAWWKLSFKILIQGFATQSSNATLPMSIGTLKDEIKIDDSAVSTVVPLSTTMGLMGCAGVQSGVITSLLWTGAVSADFHNMGLFTFFILAFVITLIASLGISGIPGTATVLTSGVLSGLGLGVWFAPVYAIVGSLDGLFDMGRTGVNVTSGAVVTTIVAKSEGLIGEESTILSKQQLEKQKIIREKKSKPEIKEAQQTNKVEVK
- a CDS encoding CoA-disulfide reductase codes for the protein MKIVIIGGAASGMTVASRLKKADKKAQIIVIQKEKYVSLGACGLPYFVANPSLKSTDLLARTVEQFIEQDILVYSESVVKKIDAENQKVWYEKNDQLLELDYDKLVISTGAKPIVPPIKGIDLPNIFTLTRLEDATELKEKLKDKNIKKVAVIGSGFIGLECCEMLEHFNKEIVLIEKTSRLNQRVFDQEITDLLEQNLIKNNVEIIKENGLKSITQTKDKRLSLTLDQNEEIEVDLIILAIGFRPATEFLKDTKLEMLGNGAIVVDKHGRTNLKNIWSCGDCATVYHKITNQITYTPLATVARKFAKVVADDILNVNSEFVGTLQTAILKVFESELVSTGINETLAKELGYDIKTIFIKDADHPSYYPNPTPLALKLILNKKTNTLIGAQMYGSNLSVLRINFLISLIWNQIEINQELTQVDLPYSPPFSRVVDIIHIALEKLIKN
- a CDS encoding isochorismatase family protein, with the protein product MKSKNKNKALIIVDYQYDFCDPNGSLYVKNAYTLKPKIEKLAKELKSQGWTIIATKDFHPIDHCSFKIWNKHCVQNTKGSELYFDHSDVDLIIEKGVNKDIESYSGFFDDANNSNGLDEYLKSKNIDTLKIVGVATEICVKANYDDAIKLGYDLEVDLEYCKGFTD
- a CDS encoding BspA family leucine-rich repeat surface protein; translation: MKNKHISLLAKLEVLFSVTSLPLVVVSCKTSNFNNNKPNNNQQKKEQVSKIDISSFKDKIEPKNEWQKQDVLQALLKIKGLDKLTQNDFNFNIKKANLLRNGQLIIKSKDDSKIIKGELSLEIKKLNRVKKVETKYNDTRTEVLVIGYDENGKISGFAQTVKKVPEKLPEEIISLERAFLKNNSDKIENLDKWDTSNIVSMSSMFQQARNFNQVLSNWNTENVTDMNYMFDGATKFNSDLSSWKTANVKTMRSMFSDTKQFNQDISSWNVSNVKNMKNMFYRAEKFNKSLSDWNLKNIQELDHMFFGASEFNSDIFKLKNNLVTDMRYMFFQAKKFNKSLDWDVSKVVNMDSMFNGAHDFNQNITNWNVSNVKTMRSMFSDTKQFNQDIKNWRVDNVTDMDRMFQNALSFNKDISSWNVKNVKSYDAFGWHIKKEFKPLFEKNNK